Genomic segment of Bacteroidota bacterium:
TGTGAACTGGATAAATGATAATGTAGCATTGGGCCTTGTATTTGCCGGCACTTTTTTTACTTTTTTGCTGAAGGAGAATGTGAAAAGGATAAAGCGTACAATTTTTTTTACAGATGCAATTGGTTTAGGATTATTTACGGCCTGGGGTATTGAAGTAGCCTTGCGAAACGGGGTGAATGATGTATATGCATTAGTAATGGGTGTTATTACCGCTACTTTCGGAGGTTTGATCGCCGATCTTTTTTGCAGTGTTATACCTAACCTGTTGAAGAAAGGAGAACTATATGCAACCGCATGTGCAATTGGAGGTGGAGTTTATCTGTTACTTAAATATATTCCTCTTGAGTATAATACCAGTTTAGTTGTTTGTGTGCTCGTTGTTGTAGGTATCCGCATTTATTCAAAAAGGAAAAGATTAATGCTGCCGGACATTTAACTATTGCTGCTGTTGTTGCTGCATCTCCATAAATCTTCTGTATGAATTATCAGGTACCCCGGGATTTTGCACCTGGTAAGTAAAAACAGGCGTCAATGAATCATCTTCTTTTTTAGGCGAACCATTTTCAATTGTTACAGATACTTCCAGGGTATGTTCAGATGATCCTTTATAAGTTCCTTTGACAGGAGTGCAATCAGAAAAACTTCTGCCAATAGCTAGGCGTACATGCCGATCACTTACTATGCAGTTATTAGTTGGGTCAAGACCGATCCAACCATAGAAAGGAATATAGGCTTCTACCCATGCATGCGTAGCACCTTCGCCCCGCAGCTCATGATTTTTTGGACAGATATAACCACTTACATAACGGGCAGGAATGCCAATAATACGCAACATCACCAATAACACATGGGCAAAATCCTGGCATACTCCAGCTTTTATTTTCCATATCTCATCTACTTTAGTTTCTACATTGGTGATACCTTTTTTGTATTCAAAATTATCATACACATGGGATGATAATAATTTACTCACTTCAAGAGGAGTAGCAGAATCACTTATCAAAGAAGAAGCAAGTGCCATGATTTCTGAATAGGAATTAAATTTTTCCAATGCAAGAAAATCCAGGAATGGGGCTTGCTCCGGAGCAGCATTCAACATTTCCCATTGGGTAGAAGCTTCTGCATCATCCGTAGGCAATTGTACTTCATGTATTATAACATCAATGGTTGATCGTATAGTAAGATCTGCATGTGGCTTGATCACTGAAAAATCTCCTACCTGGTTGCCAAAATAATCAGTGAATATTTCAACGTTTGGTTGGTGTGTAATAACGATCTCATGTTTTTTTACTTCCTGTTGCTCATCATTCAGCGGAAACAGCATTACCTGGTTGGCACTGTCAATAACAGGAGAAGGATATGTGTAACGGGTGATATGTTTGATACGGTACTGTGACATATTTACAAAATTCTGTTTATTCACGAATTACCAAAATAATATTGATTCAATCCTGAGGCTATTCCAAACAATTCATTCCGTGTTTGCTGCAATAAATTTTTGAGGCCATCACTGTCCTGCGGCTGGATATTACTGTATTTAACATTATTCATAGCACGGCCAATTAAAAATTCCAACTGCTCATAACTTTCAGGAAGACTTTCTGTTTTTAGGCGTTCAAAATAACGGGATATCTGCTGCAGGCAATATAAAACTGAATGCGGGAAACTGGTGTTGTACAAAATTTGTTGTAAAACAAAATCCACCTGGAAATTTCCGCGGTGTGTTTTTAAATACAACTCGTAACCTGATAATGAATAAAGCAGGTAACGTAATGCTGGTACTTCCACCGGTTGCTGTAAATTATAATTCAATTCTTTTAATTTTATGTCCAGCATATCGGCAGAAAGAAATGCCCGTTCGAGGAACTTGCCGATGTTCAGGTAATTAAAACCTTCACCGCGGGCCATAGTAATATCTACCGTGCCATGATATAGCATACCATGATGGATCAAAGTATCCATTGCTGATACGGGATCGCCAAACTGTACTTGTTGTTGTATATCTTCTGCGCGGATCAAA
This window contains:
- a CDS encoding alpha-E domain-containing protein, translated to MLSRVADSVFWMARYMERTNGVLRLLRTNYVSSQDEVKDFTWSQVLHAYSDLPAEETIIFEDNSSKVIEHMLLDRNNRASVINNVTRARENARAVQDHITKEVWQCLNDYYHLIRAEDIQQQVQFGDPVSAMDTLIHHGMLYHGTVDITMARGEGFNYLNIGKFLERAFLSADMLDIKLKELNYNLQQPVEVPALRYLLYSLSGYELYLKTHRGNFQVDFVLQQILYNTSFPHSVLYCLQQISRYFERLKTESLPESYEQLEFLIGRAMNNVKYSNIQPQDSDGLKNLLQQTRNELFGIASGLNQYYFGNS
- a CDS encoding transglutaminase family protein — its product is MSQYRIKHITRYTYPSPVIDSANQVMLFPLNDEQQEVKKHEIVITHQPNVEIFTDYFGNQVGDFSVIKPHADLTIRSTIDVIIHEVQLPTDDAEASTQWEMLNAAPEQAPFLDFLALEKFNSYSEIMALASSLISDSATPLEVSKLLSSHVYDNFEYKKGITNVETKVDEIWKIKAGVCQDFAHVLLVMLRIIGIPARYVSGYICPKNHELRGEGATHAWVEAYIPFYGWIGLDPTNNCIVSDRHVRLAIGRSFSDCTPVKGTYKGSSEHTLEVSVTIENGSPKKEDDSLTPVFTYQVQNPGVPDNSYRRFMEMQQQQQQ
- a CDS encoding trimeric intracellular cation channel family protein; protein product: MGLLQFITYAGIFVFALTGAFKARSYKMDVFGGIVLAFVTAYGGGTLRDLLIGIKPVNWINDNVALGLVFAGTFFTFLLKENVKRIKRTIFFTDAIGLGLFTAWGIEVALRNGVNDVYALVMGVITATFGGLIADLFCSVIPNLLKKGELYATACAIGGGVYLLLKYIPLEYNTSLVVCVLVVVGIRIYSKRKRLMLPDI